Proteins found in one Mytilus trossulus isolate FHL-02 unplaced genomic scaffold, PNRI_Mtr1.1.1.hap1 h1tg000233l__unscaffolded, whole genome shotgun sequence genomic segment:
- the LOC134701159 gene encoding uncharacterized protein LOC134701159 has product MHISLETDIPDHCCQFALSSDSGEYSVACSHSHDAACANCNDLYHVIEGIKQAAGEVEFESEDQKDDIQYSLSQSVKALEEWKKHLLRSVNQDRARSHVIENLSDGEVVIERDWAMKLLPMMYRESQSKWLAKRGMNWHITVGTYIIDSVLHSHTIVHIFDNASQDAVTSNAVLKDSVLKLKEKNQNLTKAFIRSDNAGCFHSVEAIFCIPLLNEVSALKVVQVDFADPQGGRSICDRRAAHIKGSIRNYVNEGNNVTTSNEFLSAVIKSNIKNVQVVTATPPCGIIVKKAVKIKDITTLNNFQYHADYVLAFKQYQIGNGVKILNTSAHIYDNFPSVTILKSNSTDDVVKVPKPIAATACTEDINPAVSNRMSNNNDTNTQIADNSSFIFTCPEPHCLLTFMRYGNLSNHLDKGDHQCKTELKSLSDKSKVEYVRQIDTKQSMLVRSSVNPSAECSTLVRGWALKNKRSVKRFSSEQIGFLKKMFQKGEMTGHKYDPEEVSVMMRTIKKNGKRRFSQDLFLTPSQISSFFSRLSLEKRKSAQNSYESEDFVAEEYENNIIDARSLTINMN; this is encoded by the exons atgCATATATCACTTGAAACTGATATACCAGACCATTGTTGTCAGTTTGCTCTCTCCTCTGACAGTGGAGAGTACAGTGTAGCATGTTCACACTCCCATGATGCTGCATGTGCAAATTGTAATGATTTGTATCATGTAATTGAAGGAATCAAACAGGCTGCAGGAGAAGTGGAGTTTGAAAGTGAAGACCAGAAAGATGACATTCAATATTCTTTGTCTCAG AGTGTAAAGGCGTTGGAAGAATGGAAAAAGCACTTACTGAGATCAGTTAATCAAGATAGAGCTCGAAGTCATGTTATAGAGAATTTATCAGATGGGGAAGTAGTTATAGAGAGGGATTGGGCAATGAAGCTTCTTCCCATGATGTACAGGGAATCACAATCAAAGTGGCTTGCCAAAAGAGGAATGAATTGGCACATAACAGTTGGCACATACATAATTGATAGTGTTTTACACAGTCACACTATTGTCCATATATTTGACAATGCCAGTCAGGATGCTGTAACATCCAATGCAGTTTTGAAAGATTCCgtgttaaaattaaaagagaaaaaccAAAATTTGACCAAAGCATTTATAAGATCAGACAATGCTGGTTGCTTTCATAGTGTGGAGGCAATTTTTTGTATTCCTCTTCTGAATGAAGTGAGTGCTTTAAAGGTTGTACAAGTGGATTTCGCTGACCCACAAGGTGGAAGAAGTATATGTGATAGGAGAGCTGCACATATCAAAGGGTCCATTAGAAATTATGTAAATGAAGGGAATAATGTCACTACttcaaatgaatttttgagTGCTGTCATCAAATCTAACATTAAGAATGTTCAAGTTGTTACAGCAACACCACCATGTGGAATTATTGTAAAAAAGGCAGtgaaaattaaagatattacaactttaaacaattttcaatatcATGCTGATTATGTATTGGCTTTTAAGCAATACCAGATTGGAAATGGCGTAAAGATCCTAAACACATCTGCTCATATCTATGACAATTTCCCATCTGTTACAATTCTGAAATCAAATTCTACAGATGACGTTGTAAAGGTTCCTAAACCAATAGCTGCTACTGCATGTACTGAAGATATAAATCCTGCTGTATCCAACAGAATGAGCAACAACAATGATACCAATACTCAAATTGCAGACAATAGCTCTTTCATCTTCACCTGTCCGGAACCGCATTGCCTCCTCACTTTCATGAGATATGGAAATTTGAGTAACCATCTTGATAAAGGTGACCATCAATGCAAGACAGAACTGAAATCCCTGTCAGACAAATCTAAGGTCGAGTATGTTAGGCAAATAGATACCAAGCAATCTATGCTTGTAAGAAGCTCAGTTAATCCTTCAGCTGAATGTTCTACCTTAGTTAGAGGATGGGCCTTAAAAAACAAACGTTCTGTTAAGAGATTTTCCAGTGAACAGATTgggtttttgaaaaaaatgttccaAAAGGGGGAAATGACAGGACATAAGTATGACCCCGAGGAGGTATCAGTTATGAtgagaacaataaaaaaaaatgggaagaGAAGGTTTTCTCAAGATTTATTCCTGACTCCATCACAGATTTCGAGCTTTTTCAGCAGACTATCactagaaaaaagaaaatcagcaCAAAACAGTTATGAAAGTGAAGACTTTGTTGCTGAAGAGtatgaaaacaatataattgatGCCAGAAGCCTgacaataaatatgaattaa
- the LOC134701158 gene encoding uncharacterized protein LOC134701158 — protein sequence MGARSGHLFFRNHSGAIDFPDDIAKYLKKESSYKAIVGPFKANPFSCPSALSPLNSVPKKDSIERRVIVDLSFPEGEAVNFGISKDRYLGDEISVSYPTVDDFIRLIKRKGQDCRMFKRDLKRDYRQFVVDPGDIHLLGYKWRGHLYYDRVLTMGLRSAAYICMRTTNAIAFMCQNLGIDILNYLDDLVGCDSPSSSDDAYCKLGLILQNCGIEESFEKACPPSTKMMFIGILFDSENMTISIDTQRLSEILQLVSNWLCNTNCTKRELQSLLGKLNFVS from the coding sequence ATGGGAGCCCGTTCAGGTCATCTTTTTTTCCGTAATCATTCGGGGGCTATTGATTTTCCAGATGATATtgctaaatatttgaaaaaagaaagttCGTATAAAGCTATTGTTGGACCATTTAAGGCAAATCCGTTTAGCTGTCCTTCAGCTTTATCTCCTTTAAATTCCGTTCCTAAAAAGGATTCAATAGAACGCAGGGTTATTGTTGATTTGAGCTTTCCAGAGGGCGAGGCGGTTAATTTTGGTATTTCCAAAGATCGTTATTTAGGCGATGAGATTTCAGTTTCGTATCCCACGGTTGATGATTTTATTAGGTTAATTAAGAGGAAAGGTCAAGATTGCAGAATGTTTAAGAGGGACCTGAAACGGGATTATAGACAATTTGTCGTTGACCCCGGTGATATCCATCTCCTAGGTTACAAATGGAGAGGCCACTTGTATTACGATCGTGTATTAACAATGGGGTTGAGATCTGCGGCATATATATGTATGCGAACAACAAATGCTATTGCATTTATGTGTCAAAACCTGGGTATAGATATTTTGAACTATTTAGATGATTTGGTTGGATGTGATAGTCCTTCCAGCAGTGATGATGCTTATTGCAAATTGGGTCTTATTTTACAGAATTGTGGCATTGAAGAATCATTTGAGAAAGCTTGTCCGCCTAGTACAAAAATGATGTTTATTGGCATTTTATTTGATTCTGAGAACATGACAATTTCTATTGATACTCAAAGATTGTCAGAGATTCTGCAGTTAGTTTCTAATTGGCTTTGTAACACAAATTGTACAAAGAGAGAACTACAATCATTGCtgggaaaattaaattttgtatcttAA